GACCAACATTTTATCAAGCAGCTTGGCTTCTTCAGCATTGAGTTCATTGGCATAGATACCGTTGATTATAATCTGCTCGGTTTCGATTCCCACTTCATTCTTCAAACGACCTACCAGCTGGATACTCTCGTTTACAGGTAACTCCTCGGGCAAAGTGACCACTGCAAGAGCAGTGTTGACTCGGTCGTCCAAGAGTTTTTTAAGAGTAGCGGCAAGCGTTGCGATGGTTCCAAATTTTGCAATTCGAGTAATTCCCTGCGGCACACCCAACATCGTAATGGCGTGACCGGATGCGGGCATATCTACAACCACGAGGTCAAACTCTTCGGGGCATCGCTTATGAGTGCCTGCCACGAGGTGCGAAATGGAGTGAAGAAGGACAAGCTCGTTAAAAGAAGGCGCCGCTTTCCAAAGCCGAGTTAATACTTTGTTGCCTGTCGCAATTTGAACCAAGCGTTTGTGAGGCAGTACTTCAACAAAATAATCCTGAATAGCACTTGGGACAGAAAGATGGACTGCCCAGAAAAGAGGCAGCTCGCGTGGTTTAGGGCGTTCGGGGCTGGTCGCCAGACCTTTTACGCCAAGTAAGGTTGGCATCGCAGCGCGTGCTGCCAAATCACAAAAAAGAACTTTCTTACCTGCACGGGACGCGGCGATTGCCATTGCCAACCCACAGGTAGACTTGCCCACCCCACCTTTTCCGGTGACAAGTACAAGTTTCTTTTTAAAGAGATTCTCCATCACGTCTAAGAGAATATGCCCTTTTTCTTCGAAGCCTTAAGACCTGAAAACTCTTCCAGGAGCTTCTTTTGTTTTGCGTTTATTTTCTTTGGAATCTGTACTCGACATACCACATGCATATCACCGCGGCCGTTGCCTCGTAAATGTGGGACACCCTTCTTGCGAAGGGTAATAATGTCGTTTGGCTGAGTACCCGCTGGCACTTTGATATTCTCAGGACCATCCACTGTGAGAATTTCAATCTCATCACCCAGTGTTGCCTGAACCATATCGACGTTTTGTTCAACGATGATGTCGTTGCCTTCACGATTGAAATAATCATGCGGACGCACTCGCACTTCAATCTTCAAGTCGCCAGATGGACCGCCAAGCCGACCTGGTTGGCCGCCGCCTCTATAGCGAAGCACCACGCCATCTTCCCAGCCTGCAGGAATCTTCACGTTCACTTCACGTGAACCTTCTTGCAATCCTTGTCCATAACAATCACCACAAGGTTTCTCGTGAGTTTGACCTGCGCCCTTGCAGTCGGGACAGGCTGTGCTCACCAAGAACATACCCTGCCCTTGCATGACCTGACCTTGGCCCCGGCACGTACCACAGACTTTGAGCTGGGAACCGGCAGCGCCGCCCTGGCCTTCGCATGTTTCACAATGCACCATCTGTTCGAACGTAATTTCCCGCTCAACACCAAACACTGCTTCTTCGAATTCGATAATCATACGCGCGCCAACATCGGCACCACGCTGAGGACCACCGCGCGAGCGCCTGCGACCCCCGCCAAAGAAATCACCGAAGATGTCGCCAAAATTGGAAAAGATATCTTCCATGCCGGAGAATCCTGAG
This region of Deltaproteobacteria bacterium genomic DNA includes:
- a CDS encoding AAA family ATPase encodes the protein MMENLFKKKLVLVTGKGGVGKSTCGLAMAIAASRAGKKVLFCDLAARAAMPTLLGVKGLATSPERPKPRELPLFWAVHLSVPSAIQDYFVEVLPHKRLVQIATGNKVLTRLWKAAPSFNELVLLHSISHLVAGTHKRCPEEFDLVVVDMPASGHAITMLGVPQGITRIAKFGTIATLAATLKKLLDDRVNTALAVVTLPEELPVNESIQLVGRLKNEVGIETEQIIINGIYANELNAEEAKLLDKMLVELPSGPAKNLITLGSINETVRKRQSARMEMLKDTLKLSFTEVSAYSKRGFTLVDHVAKQMVGTSP
- the dnaJ gene encoding molecular chaperone DnaJ, encoding MVQRDYYEVLEIERGADAGSIKKAYRALAMKYHPDRNPEPEAEARFKEASEAYEVLSDDEKRQLYDRYGHDGLKNSGFSGFSGMEDIFSNFGDIFGDFFGGGRRRSRGGPQRGADVGARMIIEFEEAVFGVEREITFEQMVHCETCEGQGGAAGSQLKVCGTCRGQGQVMQGQGMFLVSTACPDCKGAGQTHEKPCGDCYGQGLQEGSREVNVKIPAGWEDGVVLRYRGGGQPGRLGGPSGDLKIEVRVRPHDYFNREGNDIIVEQNVDMVQATLGDEIEILTVDGPENIKVPAGTQPNDIITLRKKGVPHLRGNGRGDMHVVCRVQIPKKINAKQKKLLEEFSGLKASKKKGIFS